Within Sporosarcina sp. PTS2304, the genomic segment ACGTTTATTTGGTTGGAATGTACGTTTCATTTCGTAAGACACCTCCTGCTTTGATTGTCTCTTTTTCTACTGTGACAGTCTTGAATAGTATAGCTACCCAGTAAAAGAATGTCAATGTTTTTCTGTTGAACAACTTCGAACTGACTGGATCTTTTATCGTAGTCATTCAAATACTTATCCACAATGCGAACTAAGACACTTCTGGATTATATGTGAGTAGATAAAAATTGTGGATTTTTTATTTTGGCATTTGTCGACAAGTTTTTCACATATCCCGGGCTGTGGATAACTGTTTTATGCACAGTTATGGGCATTGTGAATAAATCATCGGACTCCTTGTCATTATTCAGTTTCCCTGTTACAATTAAAAAGCTTTTATTGTGCATATAATTTTCATATTAAATCTTATCCACATATGTGAATACATTGTGGATAGTTTTTTCAACATGTTTCGATAACTTTTATCCACAGCCCTGAATACTGTGTATAAGCGTATTTCAGGCTTTTAAAATCTCATCGTAAAGGAGGTACACGATTGGAAAACTTATCGAGTTTATGGGATCAAGTATTAAAGAATATTGAAGCACGTGTTTCAAAACCTAGTTTTGAAACGTGGCTAAAATCTACGAAGTTGCTGACATATGAGTCCGAAAATGCAACAATTTCAGTTCCCAATTCATTCGCTAAAGATTGGTTGGAAACACATTACGTCCATTTAATTACGGGTATTTTATCGGAGTTAACTGGCGAAGATCGGATTATTGAGTTCGTTGTCCCGCAAGATATGGCGGAACAGGATATCAAATTGCCAAAAACGCAGCCAAAAGCTGTAGAGAAAGTTCCTATGACTAATTCGGCGGGTATGCTGAATCCAAAGTATACGTTTGACACATTCGTTATTGGATCCGGCAATCGCTTTGCACATGCAGCGTCACTTGCAGTAGCTGAAGCGCCAGCCAAAGCGTATAATCCGCTCTTCATCTATGGAGGTGTCGGACTGGGCAAGACGCACTTAATGCATGCAATCGGCCATTATGTACTGGAGCAAAACCCATCATTGAAGGTTGTTTATTTGTCGTCTGAAAAATTTACAAATGAATTCATAAACTCAATCCGTGATAATAAAGCCGGCGATTTTAGAGATCAGTACCGTAACGTAGATGTACTGTTAATTGATGATATTCAGTTCCTAGCGGGAAAAGAACAAACACAAGAGGAATTCTTCCATACATTTAACACGTTACATGAAGAATCCAAGCAAATCATTATTTCAAGTGACCGTCCACCGAAGGAAATCCCTACACTAGAAGATCGATTACGCTCGCGCTTTGAGTGGGGTTTGATCACGGATATTGCACCGCCAGATTTGGAAACACGAATTGCTATTTTACGTAAAAAGGCTAAAGCAGACGGGTTAATTGATATTTCTAATGATGTTATGCTGTACATTGCGAACCAAATTGACTCAAATATTAGAGAGCTTGAAGGAGCATTGATCCGTGTAGTAGCTTATTCATCACTCGTCAATGCAGATGTAACAACAGATTTAGCAGCGGAAGCTTTGAAAGATATTATTCCAAATTCACGACCGCGAATTATCTCTATACTGGATATTCAAAAGTCAGTTGGAGAACATTATAATATTCGATTGGAAGATTTCGTCGCAAAGAAACGAACACGCGCTATTGCATTTCCTCGTCAAATTGCGATGTATTTATCAAGAGAATTGACAGATTCCTCATTGCCCAAAATTGGTTCTGAGTTTGGTGGGCGAGATCACTCAACTGTTATTCATGCGCACGAGAAGATTTCGAAACAACTAGATACCGATAAATCATTGCAACAAGATATACAGGAAATTAAAAAAACCTTAGGGCGAGCCTAAAAACTGTGGATAACTGTGGACAAGTTGTGCAGGGTCGTCCACGTCTTATGCACATGTGGGAAACTTAGAAACTTCTAGGTTTTTGGCAGTTTTCCACATATCCACAGCCCCTACTACTATTACTACTATATTTAATTACTTAATTATTATTATATAAGCGAGGTATCGAGATGCAGTTTGAAATAATGAGAGATAGGTTGTTGGATGGATTAAATGATGTGGTAAAAGCAATCAGTTCAAAAGTGACAACACCCATTTTGACAGGGATCAAGTTAGAAGCGACTGAAAAAGGATTGACGATGACTGGAAGTGATTCAGACATTACAATCTCTACATTCATTCCTTTGGAGGAAGACGGTACGCAAATAATTAAAATGATTCAATCAGGTACATTAGTTTTGCAGGCAAAGGTATTTAACGAGATTATTCGTAAATTGCCAACAAACGAAGTGATGATTGAATTACGTGATGGCATGAAAACACATATTCGTTCAGGTCAATCTGAATTCCATATTATTGCCCAAAGTGCAGATGAATATCCTATTTTGCCAGATGTACAAAATGCAGAACGCTTTGAACTACCGGCAGACTTGATGAAATCTATTATAAGAGAAACTGTTTTTGCTGTGTCACAACAAGAAACACGTCCTGTCTTAACAGGAGTTCAATGGATGATGAAAGAAGATGAGCTACTTTGTATAGCTACGGATAGTCATCGTCTGGCACGCCGTATTATTACGCCGGAAGTTCAAGCAAGTGCGCCATTTAATGCTGTAATTCCAGGTAAAAGTCTTCAAGAACTTAGTAAAATTCTGCCAGATCACTCCACTGCAGTAGAAATATTTATTGCCAATCAACAAGTATTATTTAAATTGCATAACGTGCTATTTTATTCGCGTTTACTCGAAGGCAATTATCCGGATACTTCACGCTTAATTCCAAGTGAGTATAAAACGTCAATTACGATTAACGGTCGTAACTTATTGCAGGCAATTGACCGTGCATCACTGCTCGCACGGGAAGATCGTAATAATATTGTGCATTTTTCGACAGACGGCAGTCCACATGTGCAAATCTCTTCGAACTCACCAGATGTGGGTAATGTAGAAGAATTGGTAGAAGCCGTTCATATCGAAGGGGAACCTTTAAAAATTTCCTTCAGTGCAAAATATATGATGGACGCACTAAAAGCTATTGATGGTCAAGATTTGAAAATACACTTCACGGGTAGTATGCGCCCATTCATTTTGAAATCAATTGACAGTGAAGCAATTTTGCAATTAATTTTGCCAGTTCGTACGTTTTAATATGTGAATAAATAATGTCGTAGGAGAAAGGATAGTCTATGTTGGCTATCCTTTTTACTTATTGCGAAAAGTTAGGTAAACTAAAGGGACAGACTAAATCGCGAGGGTGGATCATTCATGGAAACTATACAGTTTAATACAGAATATATTACGTTAGGTCAATTGTTGAAGATGGCCGATATTATTAGCTCAGGCGGTATGGCTAAATGGTATCTTGGTGAAAATATTGTCTATGTAAATGGAGAACCAGAACAACGCCGAGGTAAAAAACTATATGACGGTGATGTGGTAAATATCCCGGGCGCAGGAAAATTTAAACTGTCGGCGGATGAATCTGGGCAGTCGGATGTATATTGATCGGCTTAAGTTAACAGATTATCGAAATTATGACTCGTTAGATTTGAATTTCTCCCCGACAATGAATGTATTCATTGGGGAAAATGCTCAAGGAAAGACCAATGTCATGGAGGCGATCTATGTATTGTCCATGGCAAAATCTCATCGAACGTCAAATGATCGTGAACTTATACGTTGGGAACAAGAGTGTGGTAAAATAGAAGGGCATGTAGAACGTAAATTTGGTCATCTGCCTTTAGAGTTAACTATTTCTAAAAAGGGCAAGAAGGCTAAGGTCAATCATTTGGAGCAAACACGTCTGAGTAATTACGTGGGTCAAATGAATGTTGTCATGTTCGCGCCTGAGGACTTGCATATCGTTAAAGGCAGCCCACAGTTACGAAGACGTTTTTTAGATATGGAAATAGGACAAATCTCAAGAGTCTATTTACACGATTTAGTGACTTTTCAAAAAGTGTTGAAGCAGCGTAACGCTTTATTAAAAGCTAATCGGGGCAAATTAGATTTAACTGACGTCATGTTTGATATTTATACAGAACAGTATATTCAAGTAGCGGTACAAATTATTCGCAAACGTTTTTATTTCATGGAATTGCTTCAAAAATGGGCGAATCCAATTCACCAAGGAATATCACGCGGCTTAGAAACACTCGAAGTTTCATATGGGACTTTAAAAGATCTACATTCTGGGCAGACTGTTGAAGAAATGGAAACAATTTTTGCGGATCAATTGAAAAATGTCCGAAGACGTGAATTAGAACGTGGACTGACATTGGTAGGACCGCATCGTGATGATTTGCAGTTTTTTGTCAATGGATACGATATTCAAACATTTGGGTCACAAGGTCAACAACGGACGACGGCATTGTCTTTAAAGCTTGCAGAAATAGAATTAGTAAAGCAAGAGGTAGGAGAAACCCCTATTTTGTTGCTGGACGATGTGTTGTCAGAATTAGATGATTATCGTCAATCACACTTACTAAGTTCGATGCAAGGACAAGTTCAAACATTTGTCACTACGACCAATATTACAGGAATCGATCATGATACGATTCAACAAGCAGCTATTTTTGAAGTACATGCGGGCTCTGTAACACGCGAAAGATAGAAAATAGTGATTTGCTAGGTTTGGAAAGGAAAGGTGAACACCTTGGCAATGGAAGAAAAAGATATGCAGACAGCTTATGATGCGAATCAGATACAAGTATTAGAAGGTCTAGAAGCAGTCCGCAAACGTCCAGGTATGTATATTGGGACGACAAGTGCGAAAGGGCTTCATCACCTCGTATGGGAAATTGTAGACAATAGTATCGACGAAGCACTCGCTGGCTATTGTGATCATATAGAAGTAACAATTGAGAAAGACAACTGGATTCGAGTGGCTGATAATGGTCGTGGGATTCCAGTTGGCATCCAGGAATCTACAGGCAGACCAGCAGTGGAAGTTATTATGACTGTTTTACACGCTGGTGGTAAGTTTGGCGGCGGTGGCTATAAAGTGTCCGGTGGTCTGCACGGGGTAGGTTCATCAGTAGTAAATGCACTATCTGAGAAAACGGAAGTGTATGTAAAACGGGACAATAAATTATTTGCTATTGAATTTTCTAGAGGACCTGTTTCTAAAGAATTAGAAGTAATCGGGGAGTCAGACGAAACCGGAACGACTATTCGTTTCAAGGCAGATGCAGAGATATTTACCGAAACTACTGTCTACGAGTATAGTACGCTCGCTACACGTTTACGTGAACTTGCTTACTTAAATCGCGGGTTGCGTATTACGATCACCGACGAACGTGGTGAAGAACCCAAAACGGAACTTTTCCATTACGAAGGCGGTATTAAATCATACGTACAACATCTGAATGAAAATAAAGAGCCTATTTTTGAAGACCCGATTTTTATTGAGGGAGAACGTGATGGAATTTCTGTTGAAATCGCTATGCAATACAATAGCGGTTACGCAGAAAATCTTTTGTCATTCGCCAATAATATTCATACGTATGAAGGAGGGACACACGAATCAGGATTTAAGACAGCACTGACACGTGTGATCAACGACTACGCGCGCAAAAATGGATTATTAAAAGACTCAGACGGAAACTTGTCAGGAGACGACGTGCGTGAGGGACTTACAGCCATCGTCTCGATCAAGCACCCCGACCCACAATTTGAAGGTCAGACAAAAACGAAGCTTGGAAACTCTGAAGTGAGTACCATTACAAACTCGCTATTTTCTGAAGCACTTCAACGGTTTTTAATTGAAAACCCTGTAGTAGCAAGGAAAGTAGTCGACAAAAGTACGATGGCAGCTCGTGCACGAATGGCTGCAAAAAATGCTCGTGAATTAACACGTCGAAAGTCAGCGTTGGAAGTGTCCAGTTTGCCGGGTAAGCTATCGGATTGTTCTTCTAGGGATCCATCCATCAGTGAGTTGTATATTGTTGAGGGTGATTCGGCGGGAGGATCGGCTAAAAATGGTCGGGATCGCCACTTCCAGGCAATTTTACCTTTGCGCGGGAAAATCCTGAACGTAGAAAAGGCTCGCTTAGACCGTATTCTAGGAAATGCGGAAATCCGTATGATTATAACAGCACTTGGTACAGGCATTGGTTCTGAATTTAATTTGGAAAAAGCGCGTTACCATAAACTTGTCATTATGACGGATGCCGATGTAGACGGTGCGCACATTCGAACACTATTATTAACATTCTTCTTCCGTTTCATGCGTCCATTGATTGAGGCAGGCTATGTATATATCGCACAGCCACCACTTTATCGTGTACGTGCTGGAAAAAGAGAAGAGTATTGTTACGATGAAGAAGCATTGCAAGAAATATTAAGAAGTATGCCTGCTTCGCCAAAGCCAGATATTACACGCTATAAAGGTCTAGGTGAGATGAATCCAGAGCAATTATGGGAAACGACAATGGATCCGGATCAACGTACATTTTTACAAGTTCGTCTTGAAGATGCGATGGAAGCAGACGCTACTTTTGAAGAATTAATGGGCGATGAAGTCGAACCGCGCAGAAAATTCATTGAAGACAACGCTGTATTTGTACAAAATATCGATACTTGATCGAAACCTGTTTGCGGTTGGAACGGTAATACTTAGGTAGATAGATGTAATGGTTGAAAGGAGCTTGACAACATGGCAGATTTGCCAAGAGGCGGAGTGCAAGAAATAAATATTAATACAGAGATGAAAACATCCTTTCTGAACTATGCAATGAGCGTAATTGTTTCTCGTGCGCTACCGGATGTTCGTGATGGTTTGAAGCCTGTTCATCGACGTATTTTATATGCAATGCATGATTTAGGAATTACAGCAGATAAACCACATAAAAAGTCTGCACGTATCGTAGGCGACGTTATTGGTAAGTACCACCCGCACGGTGACAGTGCAGTTTATGACACGATGGTGCGTATGGCACAAGACTTCAGCTATCGTTATATGCTCGTAGACGGACACGGAAACTTCGGGTCTGTTGACGGTGACGGCGCGGCCGCGATGCGTTACACCGAATCACGTATGTCACGTATTGCGATGGAGTTATTACGTGATATCAATAAAAACACAATTGATTTCCAGGCAAACTACGATGAGCAGGAAAAAGAGCCGGCAGTATTACCAGGCCGCTATCCTAACTTGCTTGTAAATGGAACATCAGGAATTGCAGTAGGAATGGCGACGAATATTCCACCGCATCATCTAGGAGAAACTATTGATGCAGTTCTTGCACTAGCCGAAAATAGTGCAATTACAACCGATGAATTAATGGAGATTATACCAGGACCGGATTTTCCAACTGGCGGTATGATTCTTGGTCGCAGTGGAATTAGACGTGCCTACGAAACAGGTCGCGGTTCATTAATTATTCGCGGTAAGGCAGAAATAGAAACGGCTGCAAATGGTCGTGAAACGATTATTGTGACAGAAATTCCATTCCAAGTGAACAAAGCGAAGTTAATCGAAAAAATTGCAGAACTCGTACGCGATAAAAAGATTGACGGTATTACACACTTGGCTGATGAGTCGGATCGTACAGGTATGCGAATTGTCATCGAAGTCCGACGCGATGCCAATGCTAATGTATTGCTCAATAATTTATATAAACAAACTGCTTTGCAAACCAGTTTTGGTATTAATATGTTGGCATTGGTAGATAAACAACCGAAAGTCTTGTCACTGAAAGAAATTCTTTTCCACTACTTAGAACACCAAAAAGTAGTCATTCGCCGCCGTACACAATTTGAGCTTACTAAAGCCGAAGACCGTGCGCATATTTTAGAAGGATTACGTGTGGCACTGGATCATATTGATCGCATTATTGCATTGATCCGTGCTTCAAAAACGACTGCCGAAGCAAAAGCTAACTTGATGGAAACGTTTGAGTTATCCGATCGTCAGTCTCAAGCAATATTGGATATGCGTCTACAGCGTTTAACTGGCTTGGAACGGGATAAGATTGAGTCAGAATACCAAGAACT encodes:
- the dnaA gene encoding chromosomal replication initiator protein DnaA yields the protein MENLSSLWDQVLKNIEARVSKPSFETWLKSTKLLTYESENATISVPNSFAKDWLETHYVHLITGILSELTGEDRIIEFVVPQDMAEQDIKLPKTQPKAVEKVPMTNSAGMLNPKYTFDTFVIGSGNRFAHAASLAVAEAPAKAYNPLFIYGGVGLGKTHLMHAIGHYVLEQNPSLKVVYLSSEKFTNEFINSIRDNKAGDFRDQYRNVDVLLIDDIQFLAGKEQTQEEFFHTFNTLHEESKQIIISSDRPPKEIPTLEDRLRSRFEWGLITDIAPPDLETRIAILRKKAKADGLIDISNDVMLYIANQIDSNIRELEGALIRVVAYSSLVNADVTTDLAAEALKDIIPNSRPRIISILDIQKSVGEHYNIRLEDFVAKKRTRAIAFPRQIAMYLSRELTDSSLPKIGSEFGGRDHSTVIHAHEKISKQLDTDKSLQQDIQEIKKTLGRA
- the gyrA gene encoding DNA gyrase subunit A, with the protein product MADLPRGGVQEININTEMKTSFLNYAMSVIVSRALPDVRDGLKPVHRRILYAMHDLGITADKPHKKSARIVGDVIGKYHPHGDSAVYDTMVRMAQDFSYRYMLVDGHGNFGSVDGDGAAAMRYTESRMSRIAMELLRDINKNTIDFQANYDEQEKEPAVLPGRYPNLLVNGTSGIAVGMATNIPPHHLGETIDAVLALAENSAITTDELMEIIPGPDFPTGGMILGRSGIRRAYETGRGSLIIRGKAEIETAANGRETIIVTEIPFQVNKAKLIEKIAELVRDKKIDGITHLADESDRTGMRIVIEVRRDANANVLLNNLYKQTALQTSFGINMLALVDKQPKVLSLKEILFHYLEHQKVVIRRRTQFELTKAEDRAHILEGLRVALDHIDRIIALIRASKTTAEAKANLMETFELSDRQSQAILDMRLQRLTGLERDKIESEYQELLTLIAELRAILADELKVIEIITEELTEIKERFADERRTEIMLGGSEMLEDEDLIPVENSIVTLTHQGYIKRLPANTYRSQKRGGRGIQGMGTNEDDFVEHLLNTSTHDTILLFTSRGRVFRKKGYEVPEYSRTAKGLPIINLIDFEKGEKVTAMIPISEFSEDHYLFFATKHGVIKRTSIMGYANIRANGLIALGLREEDELISVKMTDGTSDIAICSKQGMLIRFEEESIRPLGRTAAGVRGIRLREEDEVVGMDIVAPHDDILVVTEKGYGKRTPESEYRAQSRGGYGLKTMHMTERNGDIVAMKAVNGEEDLMLITIHGILIRMSIGDISIFGRSTQGVRLIRLADDELVATVAKVEKDEEAEHDEELEESIDIDYEVVDEKEDSE
- the dnaN gene encoding DNA polymerase III subunit beta, translated to MQFEIMRDRLLDGLNDVVKAISSKVTTPILTGIKLEATEKGLTMTGSDSDITISTFIPLEEDGTQIIKMIQSGTLVLQAKVFNEIIRKLPTNEVMIELRDGMKTHIRSGQSEFHIIAQSADEYPILPDVQNAERFELPADLMKSIIRETVFAVSQQETRPVLTGVQWMMKEDELLCIATDSHRLARRIITPEVQASAPFNAVIPGKSLQELSKILPDHSTAVEIFIANQQVLFKLHNVLFYSRLLEGNYPDTSRLIPSEYKTSITINGRNLLQAIDRASLLAREDRNNIVHFSTDGSPHVQISSNSPDVGNVEELVEAVHIEGEPLKISFSAKYMMDALKAIDGQDLKIHFTGSMRPFILKSIDSEAILQLILPVRTF
- the recF gene encoding DNA replication/repair protein RecF translates to MYIDRLKLTDYRNYDSLDLNFSPTMNVFIGENAQGKTNVMEAIYVLSMAKSHRTSNDRELIRWEQECGKIEGHVERKFGHLPLELTISKKGKKAKVNHLEQTRLSNYVGQMNVVMFAPEDLHIVKGSPQLRRRFLDMEIGQISRVYLHDLVTFQKVLKQRNALLKANRGKLDLTDVMFDIYTEQYIQVAVQIIRKRFYFMELLQKWANPIHQGISRGLETLEVSYGTLKDLHSGQTVEEMETIFADQLKNVRRRELERGLTLVGPHRDDLQFFVNGYDIQTFGSQGQQRTTALSLKLAEIELVKQEVGETPILLLDDVLSELDDYRQSHLLSSMQGQVQTFVTTTNITGIDHDTIQQAAIFEVHAGSVTRER
- the gyrB gene encoding DNA topoisomerase (ATP-hydrolyzing) subunit B, with translation MEEKDMQTAYDANQIQVLEGLEAVRKRPGMYIGTTSAKGLHHLVWEIVDNSIDEALAGYCDHIEVTIEKDNWIRVADNGRGIPVGIQESTGRPAVEVIMTVLHAGGKFGGGGYKVSGGLHGVGSSVVNALSEKTEVYVKRDNKLFAIEFSRGPVSKELEVIGESDETGTTIRFKADAEIFTETTVYEYSTLATRLRELAYLNRGLRITITDERGEEPKTELFHYEGGIKSYVQHLNENKEPIFEDPIFIEGERDGISVEIAMQYNSGYAENLLSFANNIHTYEGGTHESGFKTALTRVINDYARKNGLLKDSDGNLSGDDVREGLTAIVSIKHPDPQFEGQTKTKLGNSEVSTITNSLFSEALQRFLIENPVVARKVVDKSTMAARARMAAKNARELTRRKSALEVSSLPGKLSDCSSRDPSISELYIVEGDSAGGSAKNGRDRHFQAILPLRGKILNVEKARLDRILGNAEIRMIITALGTGIGSEFNLEKARYHKLVIMTDADVDGAHIRTLLLTFFFRFMRPLIEAGYVYIAQPPLYRVRAGKREEYCYDEEALQEILRSMPASPKPDITRYKGLGEMNPEQLWETTMDPDQRTFLQVRLEDAMEADATFEELMGDEVEPRRKFIEDNAVFVQNIDT
- the yaaA gene encoding S4 domain-containing protein YaaA, producing METIQFNTEYITLGQLLKMADIISSGGMAKWYLGENIVYVNGEPEQRRGKKLYDGDVVNIPGAGKFKLSADESGQSDVY